The genomic window TCTACCAGGAAGCACAGAGGCTCAAGGAATTTTTGCTTGTTTGGGAGTCCACTACTTCTGATAAGCAAAACGACTGAGAATACTCAAGATACGCTCAGCGGATGGCCTTGAAAttgtaaaacttctttttttaaggattttaaaaatttatttgagagagcatgagcaggaggaggagcagagggagaagcacgctctctgctgagcagggaacccaatgcaggcctcaatccctgGAACTctgataatgacctgagctgaaggcagaggcttagccaactaagccacccaggcaccccagtcttgaaattgttaaaaaaaaaaaaaccaaacaaacaaaaaaccccacaacttgctcatttgaaacatttcattatatttatttcaaattttgtgCTTGGGCAAGGGAGAAACTTCATATGGAATGTGGCTTTTGTTAAAAGAAGAGGCAAGGTATATAGAATTTTAGAGGGGGCTAGAATAGCTTTTAGAAGTGCTTTTAGTTCTCAAAGCAAAGTTGCGCTAATTGCTGATtgagttctttttctatttatttatttgacagagagagacacagcgagagacgaacacaagcagagggagagggagaagcaggcttcccgctgagcagggagcctgatgtggggctggatcccaggaccctaggatcttgacctgagctgatggcagctcagactgagccacccaggtgtcccaagagttAGTTTTCTAAGACCATCTTCTTCTCATGTATCCTAGATCCCATTCAAAGACAAGCATAGAAATTGGCCTTACCATTGTTCAGTTTATTTATAActagaggggagaggcagaattAATATCAGGGTGGTGAGGAGACCTTGAAATCACATTAGATGGTGGCCATAGGCAGAACTAGAATGTTTggccaaaaggaaagaaaaatcaggtGGGATACGTAACAGTACCCAAATATTTGAAAGACTGTCATACAGAAAAATCATTAGTCATAATCCGTGTGCCTCCAGAGGGCAGCTGTGGACTGAATAGgtagcagttttaggttcagcATTAGGAAGAGCTTTCTATACATTATAAACTGATGTATTATATCAAGTAGgggatttttttcatgagtggAGCTGTGAAAGTAGAGGCAGAATGATCAGGAGTTTAAAGTACTATGAAGTAGATTTTGTTATCTCTGGCAAGAATTGACCATACTGGAGAGTCTTAAGTTTTCCTGGTATAGTTCTAAGTTCCAGGACCGTGAATTTTAGAAGCATACTTCTTGTTTGGGATTAAGACTTGATTTCTGGATATTCAGTAATAATTTTAGGTCTTTCTTTGTGCTACCTGTTAGGCATTCAGAGATCAGTCATGGTGTCTTGCACTCAGATAGctcatatttataaatgaaaagattCTTGCACTTTCAGTTTTTGAGGAGCTGGTGtgtcatttgattatttttaggaTTCACAATTCCAAAAAATCAGTTTTGAGATTTACTTTCCTTCTGgatactgaaattatttttcttttctttttattcttagcaATGTCTCAGGCTGTGCAGACAAACGGAACTCAACCATTAAGCAAAACATGGGAACTCAGTTTATATGAATTACAACGAACACCTCAGGTAATGAAGACTAAGataaatttgggggaaatatAACACATGTGGAAACTGggatacatttttagaaaatgaaagcttgaaagaacaaaatgataataatgaaCTTATATATAGGTAGTCTTGTGTATGTTTGGTTTACacttcattcattgattcaacaaATAATGTCAGTGTATACTCTATACCAGGTCTTACACTAGGCACTAGGTGAAGTGAATAAAATAGATGAGGTGCGAGCTTATGGGATTTAGAgacattaaatgaataaatccacAGAAGTACACATTTGAGAAGTGTAAACGGGAAAAGTGCTCAGTGCTATAACAATGGGAGGGGGCACTAGAGAGATTAAGAAGGGAAAGATGGGAAAGACTGGGGGAGAAGCAAGTTTGAAGGAGATAAACATGCTTAAACTGAACTCATTTTCAGATGCCTGTTAGGCAGGCAGAAATGTTAACCTAGGGGTCTGTACGAAATATAAAATTTTGGGGGGTGTCAGCACATTTTAAGCAATGAAAATAGGATAAGATcacctagagagagagagataagcagaggGGCCCAGAATTTCATCCAAGGAGCTTCAACgtttagaaataaaggaaaaaatggaaaagaagctGGCAGAGGTGACTGAGAAGGAATAggcaaagtaaagaaaaagaggagatggagagaggaccAAACTCTAAGAGGAGGCATCTTAAAGAGGGAGGGTGTAGTTACTGTGTTCAACACTACTGAGAGGATGAGTAAGGTGAGGATTACAGAAGTACACGTTGTATGTGGCAGTGTGTACTTCATGACCTTGGCAGAAGTAAATTCACTTGAATCGATTGTGCTGtgttgaagggggaaaaaagaaaatgtgtaggtAATTTTTCAGAGAAGTTTCATTCTgtagagaagcagagaaatgggAGTAGAAACTGGAGGGAAACATGGAAttgggaagttttaaaattttgtttataagatGGGAGATAAGAGGTGCACCAAGGACATCCCCGTGGCCCGCATGGCTTTCAGGTGTATCGGTCAGATTTCACTAGACAGCAGCCCCATGCAGATACTACTTACTCTAGGCTGATCTAGTGGAGAGTCCAGAGACTGCTGAAGCCTGAGAGCAAATAAAGTAATCAAAAGGATATACttgaaaagggaggaaggaaggtacTTTTGATAGAAAGAggcatattttctctttgtagcaagaaagaaaatgatttataaaaaggTCCGAAAATGAGAGAACTCAGCAGTGAAATTTGAGGTAAGGTAAACTTTTGAATGTTCAGATGTAGGAAGTTCTGCAGATAGAAGAAAAGGTGTGAAATAGCGTGGAAAAAACAAGTTTGTTACAAGAGAAACTTATTGCTGAGGGTGTTGAACACCAGTTTGAGACTTGTGAAATTTTTAGTGATACCAGTCTGGTTGACTCCCCCCCCTGCTTTTTCTGCCACAGTGCTAGACACCTGCACAGGTACATAGATCAAGAACGTGGATGGTCGAGTTTATCCTGGGCTGGGATTTTGCTAGGCAAgttttaaagaggaaaaggacAGACTCGGTTACTAGCTGAGTCATTGTCATACTCtgataattttctcatttgtgaaatggaagTTTTAATTCCTGAATCAAAAGTTTGTGTGTATTGAATTAGGTAAAAAACACTGAAAGTGCTTTCTATAGAGAGGTTGAGACATAATAAGACATTCAAAAATAGTGGTAGTTATTGTAAATGTAAAGGTACTTTACTTGAGTCCTTTGTGGACAGTATCTTAATGGACAGTAGTTTCTGTGTCTTTCCCTGTAGAGGAAACACAAGTGTGGTAAGCCAGTGAAAATAGGAAGTAACATATGGGAAGCCTTTTATTTCTACCTGCACCTTCCTCTTCAGGAGCCACCTATTAGACATCTTTCCTCAATCTAAAGGAGCCAGGATTGGTAACTTTAGAGCTAGATAATTTGTGCTCAGTGCCACCTTGTGGGAAAGGTGGGTAATGGTGAAGAAAGCAGGAGTCATCTCTGCCTTTGGGAGATGTGCTGGAACTCCAAATGCATTTTTGCACTGAAACATTTTTACACATAACAGTTAGAAATACTAATACTGGTACTGTGGATTAAATTAGTTTGTAGGTTAGCCTGAGAACCTGACCACTTTGTATAAAACTGCTTCTGTGGATCAAGACTTAAGGTTCAAGAAGTGCTTTCAAAATGAAACCCTGTTAAACTGTGTGTAAATTAGAAATACTTGTATtggaatcttaaaatatttaaatggatggcatgaaatatatatcaaaatggtAGAATTTTGGAGATAGAagaattaaagtttattttgctttacCTTCCTCATTTTGAAGGTAAGAAGACAGTGTTAAATTATTATTTAGAGTCATGTTAATATGGCTGGAACTAGAACGTAAGGCATCTGATTctaaattcagtgttttttttttttatgttacttGGCTTTTCAACAcattataatgttattttttagcGTTAAAATAATTGGTGGGGTTGGTGTGTTGGGGAAGATTATGATAAAACTGAGTTGATAGTggtggtggctgggtgatgggcacatagttgatttttgtcattttctgttcttttgttatGTTTGAACTtgtccataataaaaaaaaataggtagcatttaattttaaagtgaCTCTTCTATAGGAGGCAATAACGGATGGCTTGGAAATTGTGGTTTCACCTCGAAGTCTACACAGTGAATTAATGTGTCCAATTTGTTTGGATATGTTGAAAAACACCATGACGACAAAGGAGTGTTTACATCGTTTTTGTGCAGACTGCATTAtcacagccctcagaagtgggTATGTTGAAATGAGTTATACTAGGTATTTAATTATACCAACATGGTGCTTACATGGGTTTTGAGAAATACGAAGTATTCATTTGAGAATTGGAAATTTTTCTAAATCTAAGTTTTAATTATTGGAGAATCTTTGTTTTGAAATAGTTGGTTTTATACAGTTTAAAAAGCTTTATAGCATGAGTATTTGAGGAAATTACAAAGCATGAAACAATGGTTCTTCCACttctaaattatataaaaagtatCTTTATGAAtgctattttaataaaagaatcGATAACATAAATTAATATGCATTAGTGATTAAATTTTCCTTGTAGGGCATGGATAGCAAGGAAAATTTAAATTAGCAAggaatagatttttatttctaaaatgattATGTTTGAATTATCATTGGAAAGTAATAGAATTTTTGCCTGTTGGCAAATACTGCCTGAAGTTCCCCAAATCTTGCTTACTCTCAAATCAGATTTTCAGAGAAATTCAGATTAATCAGTTTAAATTTCTGTGACTGAGTAAAGGTATTAGAATAGAGATAACTATCCAGAAGTTGGATGTTTTTGTCCTTAGCTCAAAGATACTGacattgtttacattttcttttccctctttttatttaGCAATAAAGAATGTCCTACCTGTCGGAAAAAGCTAGTTTCTAAAAGATCACTAAGGCCAGACCCAAACTTTGATGCGCTTATCAGCAAAATTTATCCAAGTCGTGATGAGTATGAAGCTCATCAAGAGAGAGTATTAGCCAGGATCAACAAGCACAATAATCAGCAAGCACTCAGTCACAGCATTGAGGAAGGACTGAAGATACAGGCCATGAACAGGTACATGGGAAAGAAGGCCAGTGATGGTGGCCATTTTTCTGAATACTTTTATTAAAGTATTGAATTGACTTAGGAGCCTCCACTTTGAAAAAGATACAACGTAACAATAAATAGAAGTTCTGCATGATTTCCTTTCCATGCAGGCATAATATATACCTCCAGGCGTTAATAGGGTTTTTGGTTTACAATACTATTCTCTGTTGTACCCACTTCCCCCTCcaattactatttcttttcttttatttcgaTAGCAAAACTGCTTGAAAAAGTCGTGCTCACTATCTCCagttcttctcccattctgttttgAACCCCCTGTATTcaggcttttttcccctcccctaccTCCATATCACTTTATCAAATTTTCCTTTGACCTCCAAATTGCAAAATTTAATTACTGATTCTCAGACTTCATTTTCCTGTCTTCCTCAGCAGCATTTgacacttaatttctctttgaatGGTTTTCTTCACTTGGCTTTCAGGAGACAATATTCTCCTGGTTCCTTTTGTATAAAGTGGCTTATTCCTTAACTCAAATTTAACATGTCCAATACTGAACTTTTTATTCTTACCCCCTACTCCTCTTCATTCTTGTTCATTTCAGTTGATGGCAACTGTCATTCCACTTCCTTTAGCCAAAAACTTTGGAGTTACCCGTAACATTTTTCTCACATTGTATATCCCAACctgtgaataaatatatatttaactttttccaTAATATATCCATAATACATCCACATTGGTCCACCGTCTTTGATTTGAAGTATTGAAATAGCCTCCTAATTGGTCTTTTTATTTTCCGTGCTTTTCCTTACAGAGTCTGTTCTCAGCACATCAGCAGGAGTGATTCTGTTAAATTGAAAGTCAGATCATGGTTCTCCTTTGCTTTGAAGCCTCTTATATCTATCTTCTCTTCGCTTTCAGGTTAAATGACCTTAATGATGGCTTTCAGCACCCTGCATAATCTGGCCACTTTCTTACCCTCATTGTAGTTTCCTTTCTGATACTTCCTAATATATTCAGGCCTCAGTGAGAggcattgttttccaaagtaagaGATGCCAGTAAAGCCCCATCCCAGTTTAGTGTTTCTCACCTTGGCTGAACATCAGAAtcacagaaagttttaaaattttaggaccTCCAGTATCATCCCAAACCAAACAAATCAGAATCTTTGATTGAGTTCCAGGCATTGCTATTTTTAAGGTTTGGAAGTAGTTTTGAAGATGTGCTACATTGTAACTATATTAAACTGACCTATAACTTTGTTGagcaaagtaaaataaagtattaagTGTTGagtgtatttattttgaaagagttaTGCATTTCTAAGAGGTTGAGGGACTTTAATGGTGCTCATTTTAGATACCATTTTAAGCAGGACAAAGAGTCCCCTTTGCAAAATCTTTTATAGATAGTCCTTTGATTTTGCTTGAACGTTTCTAATGGTGGGCGTATGTGATAGAAGCTCCTTTCGTTTGTTCACAACTTTATTATAgttttcttgctgatcttctgatTTCCGAAGCATGGTTTTGTCTCAGGCCGTTTATACTTATTATTCTCTCTTTAAGGAACCTTCCTCCAGATAATCCACATGGCACACTCTTTCTTCAGATGTCTGCTAAGTTCCCATCTTCTACCTCAGGACCCCAACCATCTTACCCtcccttcttcatttttctccacagaaCTTATTCTCTTGAGATGTATGTGTTACCTGCTACATAGAACAATATAAGCCCTTAGAGGGCAGAGAGACTGTCAGTATTTCTGATTGTTATAATTGCAGTGCGTAGAACAATGCTTGGCTTCAGAtagctgctcagtaaatatttctgaatgTATGAATTTTTTGAAGTTCTATTATATTgaattaaaattagtttcttatgTGTAGCAATCTTGATCTGTGTCAAAATATTTATGTTGGATTCTTTACTTATTTCAGATTCTGCTTCTTTCTACTAGTTCTTTAAATAGtagaagctaattttttttttttttaagattttatgtatttatttgtcagagagcgagagagtgtgtacaagcaggggaagcagcaggcagagggagaagcaggctccctgccaggcaagggTAGAAGCTAAATATTGACATTCCTAATTACTGTTATTATTCCTCAAATGACTTTTAAGTTTGATGGTGTAGGTCTTGAAATGCTACCTCTAGAATGGTATGGAGTATTATACATATGATTTGATAAATGCAAGATATAATAAGCTATTAATCTCTATTATGAACATTATTTTAAGAATGATGCCTAAAATAAATTGACCTAGGTCTGTCAACCTCACACTTTTTTGGAAAGAagtttgggagcctgggtggctcagttggttggacgactgccttcggcccaggtcatgatcctggagtcccgggatccagtcccgcatcgggctcccagctccacagggagtctgcttctccctctgaccttctcctcactcatgctctctctcactgtctctctctcaagtagataaataaaatctttaaaataaataaataaataaatacatacatacatacattaagACAAGTAACCCTGTTAGCTTACTTTATAATCAACTGAAACAACTTTGCTTTTGCTTTAGTTGTAgattttaggaaatatttaagtGTGGTCTttatattttcactgttgtatttttctttttcataattttggcCTGTtcatgtcatatatatgtattttaaattgtgataaaaaagatataatgtaaaatttaccatctcaCCCATTTCTAAGAGTACAGTTCAGTATTATGAATACATTCACATTAATGTATAACcaattttcagaaatttcttcatcttataaaaccaaaactctgtacctattaaaCAACTCATTTCATCATCTCTTGGcgaccaccattctactttctgttttgatgaatttgactactttaaaTACCTCATATACATGGaattgtgactggcttatttcacttttcgttaagattttatttatttatttgacagacaaagatcacaagtaggcagagaggcaggcagagtgttctgggggaggggggaagcaggctccccgcctagcagagagcctgatgcagggctccatcccagggtcctgagatcatgacctgagccaaaggcagaggctgagccacgcaggtgccccttatttcacatttttaagacTAATATTTCACTATCTGTTTCACTATCTGTTTATCTTTTTGGATCATAGTTTTGTCATTTGATATGTTAATGATCCCCACTTAATTTTGAAATGATATATAGATTTCATAAacagtattttgtgtttttgttgtttaaaaaaaaaaaaaattacaggttcTTGAGCATGTTTCCTAAGCAGTGGGCTATGATTTGCTTGTACTGGCAGTAAACAAGTAATAATGATACTATCTTAGAAGTGCAGGTCATTTCTCATATTTCTTTCATATACAGGTAGAGAGGGGGGCAGTGTGGTAGAATGTGCATCACATCTTAGCTCTAGTTCTGGTACTTCTACTAGCTTATAACCATAGAGCTTTGAACTTCACTTTCATTGgttttctcaactataaaatgacGATAGATAATGTTAACTACCGTGATGATCGTTTTGGAACCATTGTTTTGATGAGTAAGACAGATCTGTATACAAAGCACCTTGCCCAGttattggtgttttttttgtttctgtttttgagcTTGTTAGACTGCTTCTGTATCCATGCTTGTGATTTAGCTGTATCTCATTTTTCTCACCAGCATAATTTTATATTGCATTAGCAGACTTTGAGTGAGGTTGGCAGGGAGGGACTGCTTAACGTTCTCTTAAATCTTGTTTCCATAAGAACCTTTAATTAAAGAGGCATGAATATCTTCCTTTAGaacttttacattttcatttcggAATCATGTCTTTGTTTAGATTTAAAATCTCATAACAAAAAAATTTATCTACATGTAAATAATAGAATTCCTATAGtcaacaaagaaaattatttttgtgactATAAACAAACATTTGTTTAAGTCATTCAGATATATCCGTGTGAGTAAGGTTCTTTAGAAATTTCTGGGACATGAAGTTTCAAAATAAATGCCATTATCCAGCTTGGAGCAAATTCAGTTATTGAAGACTTTTTTTAGAATTCTAAAGTTCAGTAAACATGTTTCAAAATCAATGCATTCAGAAGgtccaaatataaattttatgcaactccttatttttccttcactAGATTACAGCgaggcaagaaacaacagatcGAAAATGGCAGTGGAGCAGAAGACAATGGTGACAGTTCTCACTGTAGTAATGCTTCCACACACAGTAATCAGGAAGCAGGACCTAGTAACAAACGGACCAAAACATCTGACGATTCCGGGCTTGAGCTTGATAACAACAATGCAACAGTGGCAATTGATCCAGTAATGGATGGTGCTAGTGAAATTGAATTAGTATTCAGGCCTCATCCCACACTAATGGAAAAAGATGATAGTGCACAGACAAGGTAAGTGTTAGCAAGGTTAGCTTCAGATTATTTGAATTCATAATACTTAATTTGGAGTTAAAAGGCAATTTTGTGTAAGAAATAAGGGCAGTATTTGTCATGCCATTGGTTGCCAGGGTTCTTTTGGATGTTCTGGCTGCCTAGATtacagttttccttcttcttcgtGTGCTTCCTACCCACATTTGTGTATCTAAAAGGAGTGactctggggcacttgggtggctcagtctgttaaggctctgccttcagctcaggtcatgatgctggagtcctgggattgagctctgtgttggtCTCCCTgcctagtggggagcctgcttctccctcttcctctgcccctccccccactcactcatgctttctctctttctctcatataaataaataaaatcttaaaaataaatgaataaacaaaaggagTGAGCCTCCTAGGTAGAGGGGGAAGAAGAGTCCTTTAACTTGTTCAAAGAGTGGTTCAATTATAAACCATGCTTTAAGCAAAAGTCTCAAGATGAGTGCTTCTTGGCTCTGTTTGAAAAACCAGAAAATTGATCACTTCTTAGTATAAAATTTGCTCAGAATTTTATTAGTCCTCTTGCTGCTGTAGATGGTAGAATTCTGCTTCTTGGGGTTGAGGGGTATTTTCTTTCCCACTGCTGCAGTACTCcttgtatttatttggtttttgtcatGTCATATTTACAGATGGTAAGGTAGAGCTTTCATGCTCTTGGAGACAGATGGTGTGTGTGTACTTTCCCCTTTTCTGTACCttgcaataaaaaatgtttaGATAATAGAGGAGTAAATTTTTGGTACTCTTTTATCAGTAATTgagacatttacattttattcagcttgttagaaatgtattCTATAATTTGAGTATGTTTTTATCATTAGTGTAGAAGTTAAattattaatgatttatttttccagataCATAAAGACTTCAGGTAATGCCACTGTTGATCACTTATCCAAGTATCTGGCTGTGAGGTTAGCTTTGGAGGAACTTCGAAGCAAAGGAGAATCAAACCAGATGAACCTTGATACAGCCAGTGAGAAGCAGTATACCATTTACATAGCAACAGCCAGTGGGCAGTTCACTGTGAGTATTTAAAAGAATAGGCTGTTGAAACCGGGAGCACATTCACCATCTGAGACTGGCAGGTGTTTTGGTGGGGCCTAATAAAAATGTttgggaccctgagaccctgacaaAATGAGAAATTGCAATGGGGTAATTTTGATATCTTTTGGTTGTCCTTTTATGAATAGTATGTGACAAGTTTTATcctaagagtaaaaaaaaaatggacttcgATGTTTGTTTCATCTCACTGCTGTGCTTTGAAtagttttttaattgtttct from Neovison vison isolate M4711 chromosome 10, ASM_NN_V1, whole genome shotgun sequence includes these protein-coding regions:
- the RNF2 gene encoding E3 ubiquitin-protein ligase RING2, which produces MSQAVQTNGTQPLSKTWELSLYELQRTPQEAITDGLEIVVSPRSLHSELMCPICLDMLKNTMTTKECLHRFCADCIITALRSGNKECPTCRKKLVSKRSLRPDPNFDALISKIYPSRDEYEAHQERVLARINKHNNQQALSHSIEEGLKIQAMNRLQRGKKQQIENGSGAEDNGDSSHCSNASTHSNQEAGPSNKRTKTSDDSGLELDNNNATVAIDPVMDGASEIELVFRPHPTLMEKDDSAQTRYIKTSGNATVDHLSKYLAVRLALEELRSKGESNQMNLDTASEKQYTIYIATASGQFTVLNGSFSLELVSEKYWKVNKPMELYYAPTKEHK